Proteins encoded within one genomic window of uncultured Draconibacterium sp.:
- a CDS encoding LytTR family DNA-binding domain-containing protein, with product MQIKSIIVDDEKHGRENLASLLSLHCPELLSVGEANSVRSAIQLIKSEKPQLVFLDIEMPGENGFQLLEHFADINFEVIFVTAYDNYAIKAIRFSAADYILKPINYNELKTAVEKVAQRIHKKEENRQIRELNRNILQPDNPRIGLPTNDRIEFVEVKNIVHCKGESNYTHIYLQEKKHLLVAKTLVEFEDLLKEYLFVRTHKSHLVNLKHVVAYSKTDGGTLELSNGDSILISRRRKDEVLQMLKTLIA from the coding sequence ATGCAGATAAAATCAATTATAGTTGACGACGAAAAACACGGGCGCGAAAATTTAGCCAGCCTGCTGAGCTTGCATTGTCCGGAACTATTATCTGTGGGAGAAGCAAATTCTGTCAGGTCAGCCATTCAGCTTATCAAAAGTGAAAAACCACAATTGGTTTTTCTCGATATTGAAATGCCCGGAGAAAATGGATTTCAGTTACTGGAACATTTTGCGGATATAAACTTCGAGGTAATTTTTGTAACCGCTTACGATAATTACGCCATTAAAGCCATCCGTTTTTCGGCTGCCGATTATATTCTTAAACCCATAAACTACAACGAGCTTAAGACGGCAGTTGAAAAGGTGGCACAGCGCATTCATAAAAAAGAAGAGAACCGGCAAATCCGAGAATTGAATCGTAATATTTTACAACCCGATAATCCACGAATTGGACTGCCAACTAACGATCGTATTGAGTTTGTTGAAGTGAAAAATATCGTTCATTGTAAGGGTGAAAGCAATTACACGCATATTTATCTGCAAGAAAAAAAACATTTGCTGGTGGCAAAAACACTGGTTGAGTTTGAGGATCTTTTAAAGGAATATTTGTTTGTGCGAACCCATAAATCACACCTTGTAAACCTAAAGCATGTAGTGGCTTATTCGAAAACCGACGGAGGGACGCTCGAACTTTCTAATGGTGACAGTATTTTGATTTCGAGACGAAGAAAGGATGAGGTACTACAAATGTTAAAAACCTTAATTGCCTAG
- a CDS encoding glycoside hydrolase family 130 protein: protein MTKKVNIPFEERPQGCTDVMWRYSQNPVIGRYAIPTSNSIFNSAVVPFEYGFAGVFRCDNKAVQMNIFAGFSKDGINWEINHEPIEMVAGNTEMIESDYKYDPRVTWIEDRYWVTWCNGYHGPTIGIAYTFDFKTFHQCENAFLPFNRNGVLFPEKINGKYAMLSRPSDNGHTPFGDIYISYSPDMKYWGEHRCAMKVTPFELSAWQCTKIGAGSVPIKTEGGWLEFYHGVINTCNGFRYSMGAAILDLEDPSKVLYRTQPYLLAPAAPYELAGDVPNVVFPCAALSDGEKIAVYYGAADTVVGMAFAYQQELIDFIKSNSI from the coding sequence ATGACTAAAAAAGTAAACATACCTTTTGAAGAGCGCCCGCAGGGTTGTACCGATGTAATGTGGCGTTATTCACAAAATCCGGTAATTGGCCGGTACGCGATTCCAACATCAAACAGTATTTTTAATAGCGCTGTTGTGCCTTTTGAATATGGTTTTGCCGGCGTTTTTCGCTGCGACAATAAAGCTGTTCAAATGAATATTTTTGCCGGTTTTAGCAAGGACGGTATCAACTGGGAGATCAATCACGAACCCATTGAGATGGTTGCCGGAAATACCGAAATGATTGAATCGGATTACAAATACGATCCGCGCGTTACCTGGATTGAAGACCGCTACTGGGTAACCTGGTGTAATGGCTACCACGGACCAACAATCGGAATTGCTTACACCTTCGATTTTAAAACATTTCATCAGTGCGAAAATGCGTTTTTGCCGTTTAACCGGAATGGCGTGCTTTTTCCCGAGAAGATTAACGGGAAATATGCCATGCTAAGCCGCCCAAGCGACAACGGCCATACGCCATTTGGTGACATTTACATTAGTTACAGCCCTGATATGAAATACTGGGGCGAACACCGCTGTGCCATGAAAGTAACACCTTTCGAATTGAGTGCGTGGCAATGTACAAAAATTGGCGCCGGATCGGTTCCGATTAAAACAGAAGGAGGCTGGCTGGAGTTTTACCACGGTGTAATTAACACCTGTAACGGTTTCCGTTACTCAATGGGTGCTGCAATTCTCGATTTGGAAGATCCGTCAAAAGTATTGTACCGCACACAACCATACCTGTTGGCTCCAGCTGCGCCTTACGAACTGGCCGGCGATGTGCCGAATGTTGTTTTCCCTTGCGCCGCACTTAGCGACGGTGAAAAAATTGCCGTTTATTACGGTGCTGCCGACACCGTTGTTGGAATGGCATTTGCTTACCAGCAAGAACTCATTGATTTTATCAAGAGTAATTCAATCTAA